Sequence from the Helianthus annuus cultivar XRQ/B chromosome 13, HanXRQr2.0-SUNRISE, whole genome shotgun sequence genome:
tatctttaggccactttgcaagttttgtcctttatgtttaaatttgacgagttttgtcctttatgtttaaaagtcaagcacgttttaccctttatgtttaaaaatcaaacacgttttgtcctttatgtttaaaaagtcaagcacgttttgtccttaaaaataaagcataaaggacaaaacgtggttgatttttaaacataaaggacaaaactcgtcaaatttaaacataaaggacaaaacttgcaaagtggcctaaagataaaggacaaaacttgaaattcacccTACTTCATAACATCTAAAAATTACACCAGTAGTACCTTATATAATTCACCAAACACCCCTCCTCCAAGACTGTGCTCATCACTGAAACTATCTGTGGTTATTTTTATATCATCATAGCTGTATTTTGCCGGACCTTGAAACAAGTCAGTTGATCCAGTTGATTTATCTAAGCAATGTAAATACGTTTCAGAGAGTCAATAATATGTTCGACTGGCATAAGTTAAAAGAAATCAAAATGTATCTATAACAAAAATGCATGTACCTTGTGGACGACTACTTGTATTTTTGGATCGAAATTGCCACAAGAAAAATGCAAGTACCAGTAACAACAAACATACACCTCCAACAACTCCCCCAATTATGTACCACTTCTTACTTGAATTATCTGCAAATCATAGATATTcaatgtttatatattttttaaataaaattactaaactattagtttttttttaaaaaaaaactaaaattactAACTAGAGTATTGGGAAAAAAAAATGGTGCAGGCTATTGATTTTTAGCTACAACTAGAAAACTGATTATTTACAACACATTTCAGACTAAAAATATAATGACAAAAGCCTCCATGTCGAAGGGAAGGGCAGTGGTGGTACCCGGTTGAGAGTGTTGGAGGGTGGTGGCTGCAGGTGGTTgagggtggtggctggaggtggcagtggtgattgtggtggtgaatggcgatGGCAGTGGTGGCGGGGGGTAATATCACAGAGTGAACAAAACACGGGGGGTAAATatgaaagggcattatagtcatttcaagttatagtcaacagatcagtcaacaaatttgaggccggggagtaaggttgcgacataacagcaaacagtggggggtaaaataactaaaaatgcaattatttccttagggggtaagggtgccaatcaTCCCTAACCTCAGgaggtaaaattgcagtttactcttgaAAAAATAGAACCTTAAAAGTTGAGTTTAGAacaatattttaataatataaaaggtGTACCACTTCTATGAGGTGAAAGGTTTAAGGCCCATAATAAACAAGGGGTGTAGATTTTTAAAGTAGTATtagtttttgtttaaaaaataaaagataatatAAAAGGTTTAATAATTAGAAACTTTTAAGACAAAATTGTCTTTTCGCAAAAACTTGTGGCTTAAGACCATTGGCTATGGGGAGGATAGTCTCCAAAGGACTACCCGCCATGTAGGCGTTACGTAATCACGGGAGGAGGATAGTCTTTTTGgggactacccaagggtgtggGGACTAGCCAAGACTACCCCaccattaataatatattaatatatatatatatatatatatatatatatatatatatagggtaatgctagacaaaaaaacactaaaattcttagaaaactctggaaacccaaatgggaacccatttttacccaacctcccgacattttttttttgaaaaaaattacacatgtaatatacatgttttagagtgttttgggcaaaaaaaaaaaaaaacaaaaaagtgccgaagggatttttttttttaaaataaacaaatttcagtgcctaacatgtgttaggcaaaaaagacataaatttgctgaaatttgctgaaactttttttttttaaattatcccttcggcgcttttttgatttttttggcccaaaagtcttaaaaacatgtatattacatgtgttattttcttcaaaaaaaaaaaaagtcgggagcttgggttttctagggttttttatatatatagggttttctatatagcccaaccctatatatatatatatatatatatataaaggatgAGAGAGAAGCTGCCAGGGGGGCCCACCAGCTTGCCCCGTCTCCGGCGTCACATATCCGACGGAAGTGCTAAGGACAGCCCTAAGGAGGCGGTGTGGGACGTGGCTAGGGGGGGCGGCCCTCTGCCAATCCCCATACCCAATGGTCTAACATCTTATCAATTTGGTCAAGGTTTTTGAGTGTTTTGTGTCAGACACTTTTGTGTACACTTGATTTTCTTGTTGAAATAAAAAATTACTTTATATGACCAATATAGGGTACAACATTGCAGAGGATAGAGGGGTTGCTTtcagtgagacccccgactccAAAATCCATAATCAAGACATAAACTTCTAAAAAAACAATAAGTACGCCACTACTACAAAAGATAGAGATAAAAATACTAATAAACACATAAATAAGTAACAcgtgtctacatcttaccctcccaGACCCTATCAATAGCTTCGCTATAGGTAGAAttatactgggtatggttgttgttgtagGGTACAACATCCGGTCTATTACTATATTAacttaaatattaataaataGACAAAAAAACACTATTTAAAACTAAATAAGATTCAAAGTAAATTGTTATTTGCGTCCCTGTAGTTTATTGTCGGATCACTgtttgcactctcttttaaattTCACATGTTGAGCTCGTGCAGTGGCGAAGTATAATGGGTGCccggggtgcacccgcccaccccaatatttcggttagaagtgtatacGGTCCGTTTTTTCgtccaaaaattttaaaattatataggatcgtcCCCCTctgattatttttcctaaatgatgggtagtttggtaaatatactttaactcttattttatttgtttaactctAGATTACCCATCACACAATAAACTTAATATCTCACAAATAGCTTGATGATTTACGTAGAAATAGAAATTGCTGATAAGTTTGATTCATAATTGATGAATTCAAAAATCTTAAAGGTCGTCGGGCTAAGTTGTAATTTTTCGTCCAGGTTCCATTTATCTcatatcattatatatatataggtcttTTGTTTCTTATACAATATTTAGTTTTTCTATGTTGAAGAACAAGTCCTTTGAATGAatgaatttttttagttttatttttaactattattattatttgacccgaccTGAATCGAATAGCCGACCTgacccgaaacataacgataggaaatgttttttgggtcccatcactttacgcccccacgaaacttttggtcaagctccgtgTCACTGAGCTCGTGTTTTTTACGAACCATTTTCCCTTGCGTCCCTCCGTTTATTAGACGTTACTTTGGGCGTTAAAATGTTGGTGAAATGACAACTTAACCCCTACACCACCATTTTAATTTTTTCATAATTTTTTCACCTCAGTTCCACTTATCCCATCTGGGTTTTacttcaaaatcaaaatcatcataCAGCTTTCTTTAAATTTTCTCAAATTCCATTTCCTAATTGCAAAGATCccaaatttgttaaatctttgaGCTCAATTGGGTCGAAATCTTAATACAAAAGGGAGTTTACTCCAAGATTTATTCAACAATAAGGCTccagggtgtggtataaagcccataggggctttatcacgccacctCAACGCCACGTCACACACAGGGGCTTTAAAACCCCTTCCTTTAACTTGCatggtgtggtataaagccccccTTTAACCTATAGCGCCCCCCTTTAAACAAAAACTGACCAAACATTCCTCGATCTCCTCATAGCGACTCTTTAGCGGCGGCGGTGTGGCGGTTGGCGCCCCACGGCGCTAAAAATGGTGAGGTGGCGGGGGGCGCCATGCCACACCCACCGGCCTAAGAATGAAGAATCTACTTTACAATTATCTAAAACGAAAAACATGCGATATAATCAACAGATCTTTTACAAATCCAAAAAAAAGATACATTCTATATGTGAATCTCTTGAGTTTGCTCTCGAAGTCTCGCATTCCTCGCGCATTCTTCCTGATACAAGTAATAACGATAAACGTTGATTTTGGTCCATAAGAGTAGTGATTTTTTCAAATTGATTTACGAGTTTGTGAGTTTCATATAGCCAACCCAGGTATCCAAATTCGAATTATATCTACAtcacatatatgtgtgtgtagtgtttgTTCAAATCAACGCGAATTGGGTTTATCCGTTCGAATTAACCCGAATCAGAATCGCTTTTCTAGTTCTAATTCGAATTCCGACTTGAGGAACCTGAGTCGAATAACCTACACAACCCGAAAATCGATTCGACGAGCACCCCTAGGCAGGACCAAGGAGTCGGTTGACCCTCACCCTCCACCCATCGGAATTAATGGAATTTCTTTCGAGTTTACTTAGGgactgtttggcaacttctgaatggttaagtgctgaaccagtaagaggtctgaacgattaagtgctgaacctgtaagaggtctgaatcattaagagccagtataatgcttaaccgttcagatgcaaatatctgaccaattcagattagaggtcttaaccattcagactcagtataatacttaaccattcagactcagtataatacttaaccattcagaggcaaatgtctgaaccattcagacatctgctctcgaaacaaacagtctgaaccattaagtgctgaaccagtaagaggtctgaaccattaagaggtaaacaaacagccccttacttgAAAAGCCTTTAACAACGAATAGCAACGCCTTTTCTCCAAGTTCGCTGCAGCATGCTTTTTCTTCAAAACTTCACAAGCTTTTTGCTCTGCTTGCAGTGTAACTCGCACATTTTGGAGTTTCTGCGACAAGAAACAAGCGGGTGTTGAAGCAGTGGTATAAAGGTTTGACCACAAAAGTCAAACTGTAAATCTTTCTAACGGCATGGAAGTAGAAATTTCATGTTACCGTTTTTATTACCTGTTGAATACTCTTTGAAATTCCATCCATGGAACTAGTTAATTGCGCACGGCCAGCAGGAGTATTAAGCGCGTCTTTGAACTGTCAAAAGGCGGAGATCAACATAGGTTTAAGTTTGAAAAGTCAAAGCAACATCGGTTTTATTTACCTGTGAACTTAAAGAGTTTAATAAGGATGTTTCTTTAAGCATCAGCTCTTTTATTTCCAACAAAGCATTGTAGGTAGCATAGTATTTACGAGTTTGCCGGAGCTTTCCCTAACAAACAAAATGGTGAAACGAAATCGTTAAAGACTCTGAATTCAATATACAAAAGATAACCGACATACCTGGATGTGAACATTGAGTTCTGAAAACCGACGTTCATACCTGCAGCATAGACATAACTCTTTTCGTAATTAGCAATACTATATTATTGTTGATGGTCTTATAgatggaatattggattttaataaaacCAACTATTCGTCGTTAgccgccaacagtcccaactttaaaaataaccactggcagtcctGACTTTTAACACActggcctccaatggaccctgactaacagaaccctaacgccgttagtctccggtcgccggaaaaacgttttttggCCAGAAAACTAATTTTTtcccggaaaactcaacatttttgtcttgaacctctttgtaaccttattatggACATTTGGgaacctttttctagtaaaagccccaattattaaAGTTGCCGGAAAACTCGTTTTtcgccggaaaactcaactttttggccgGATAACTCAACATTtccgtcccaaacctctttgtaaccttagatcggacctttagaaacctttttctgAACAAAAACGGTTTTTCGGCGACCGAAGACTAACGACATTAGGGTTCTgctagtcagggtccattggtggccaatatgtcaatagttgggactgccagtggttattcttgaagttgagactgttggcagccaacggcgaatagttgggattgttaaaatccaatattccctTATAGATTTTACAAGGATTCTGTATTTCGACGTAAAAGATTTTGACGATTTACTTACTGGATGAGTTCTGCTTGTGTGGGAATGTCATCACGCTGGCGCTTTAATGATGTAATATCCCTTAGTTTCGAGGCGAGGGCCTACGTAACATAGGCAAACGTGAATCTTACACAGCAAAACCATGGCACAAGTGAAAGCATAAAGAAATTTTAAACGGTATTAGACTAGTTATGTACTTAGTTATAACTGTTATAATCTTAaaggtagaggtaaggctgtctacatcttaccctcctcagaccctaccttagctttgctattggtgga
This genomic interval carries:
- the LOC110898481 gene encoding coiled-coil domain-containing protein 93 homolog isoform X4 produces the protein MVQLNATMTEMDQQITETLKKTHDLRAEAEKAGATDNVQRLLSLMETLKALASKLRDITSLKRQRDDIPTQAELIQYERRFSELNVHIQGKLRQTRKYYATYNALLEIKELMLKETSLLNSLSSQFKDALNTPAGRAQLTSSMDGISKSIQQKLQNVRVTLQAEQKACEVLKKKHAAANLEKRRCYSLLKAFQEECARNARLREQTQEIHI
- the LOC110898481 gene encoding coiled-coil domain-containing protein 93 homolog isoform X1; translated protein: MVQLNATMTEMDQQITETLKKTHDLRAEAEKAGATDNVQRLLSLMETLKDLEKEEAEVELNFSEEYSRLQSEVNELEEMIQGDEHGGSSDQGVDRLLANAVDRLNLAKQALASKLRDITSLKRQRDDIPTQAELIQYERRFSELNVHIQGKLRQTRKYYATYNALLEIKELMLKETSLLNSLSSQFKDALNTPAGRAQLTSSMDGISKSIQQKLQNVRVTLQAEQKACEVLKKKHAAANLEKRRCYSLLKAFQEECARNARLREQTQEIHI
- the LOC110898481 gene encoding coiled-coil domain-containing protein 93 homolog isoform X3, translated to MDQQITETLKKTHDLRAEAEKAGATDNVQRLLSLMETLKDLEKEEAEVELNFSEEYSRLQSEVNELEEMIQGDEHGGSSDQGVDRLLANAVDRLNLAKQALASKLRDITSLKRQRDDIPTQAELIQYERRFSELNVHIQGKLRQTRKYYATYNALLEIKELMLKETSLLNSLSSQFKDALNTPAGRAQLTSSMDGISKSIQQKLQNVRVTLQAEQKACEVLKKKHAAANLEKRRCYSLLKAFQEECARNARLREQTQEIHI
- the LOC110898481 gene encoding coiled-coil domain-containing protein 93 isoform X2; the protein is MVQLNATMTEMDQQITETLKKTHDLRAEAEKAGATDNVQRLLSLMETLKDLEKEEAEVELNFSEEYSRLQSEVNELEEMIQGDEHGGSSDQGVDRLLANAVDRLNLAKQALASKLRDITSLKRQRDDIPTQAELIQYERRFSELNVHIQGKLRQTRKYYATYNALLEIKELMLKETSLLNSLSSQFKDALNTPAGRAQLTSSMDGISKSIQQKLQNVRVTLQAEQKACEVLKKKHAAANLEKRRCYSLLKAFQVQHLIVQTSYWFST